A genome region from Micromonospora inyonensis includes the following:
- the argS gene encoding arginine--tRNA ligase, giving the protein MNLEKLLAGRLAQAFSAVAGEPVDPVVRRSQHADYQSDAALSLARRLGRPPRDIATEVLGRVELADLCAAVEVSGPGFINLTVADPALGTLLSRLAADARLGVAVSAASETVVVDYSAPNVAKEMHVGHLRSTVIGDAAVRLLEWLGHRVIKANHLGDWGTPFGMLIEHLLDLGEAEAAHELSVGDLDTFYKAARAKFDADDTFKERARQRVVALQGGDELTLRLWRLLVAESEKYFLTVYDQLGVLLTEQDFHGESYYNDMLAPVTEELDQLGLLRDSGDAACVFPEGFTGRDGQPLPLIVRKRDGGYGYAATDLAAIRHRTRDLGATRLLYVVGLPQRQHFEMVYAVARQAGWLSPPARAEHVGFGSILGPNGKMLRSRVGGSIKLVGLLDEAVTRASELARQKNPDLSEAAVADVAPAVGIGAIKYADLSTDRIKDYVFDWQRMLSLDGNTAPYLQYAHARIRSIFRRAGIEQFTAGPISIGHPAEHALALELVNFGTVVTGVEHTLEFHRLAGYLHTLAATFSGFYERCPVLGAAGEVRDSRLALCDLTARVLHRGLYLLGIATPDRM; this is encoded by the coding sequence ATGAATCTTGAAAAGCTGTTGGCCGGCCGGCTGGCGCAGGCGTTCTCGGCCGTGGCCGGCGAGCCCGTCGACCCGGTCGTACGGCGGTCGCAGCACGCCGACTACCAGTCTGACGCCGCCCTGTCCCTGGCGCGTCGGCTCGGCCGCCCGCCCCGGGACATCGCCACCGAGGTCCTCGGCCGGGTGGAGCTGGCGGACCTCTGTGCGGCTGTGGAGGTGTCCGGTCCGGGTTTCATCAACCTGACGGTCGCCGACCCGGCTCTTGGCACCCTACTGTCGAGGTTGGCCGCCGACGCCCGCCTCGGCGTCGCGGTGAGCGCCGCTTCCGAGACGGTGGTCGTCGACTACTCGGCGCCGAACGTGGCCAAGGAGATGCACGTCGGGCACCTCCGGTCCACCGTCATCGGCGACGCCGCCGTACGGCTGCTGGAGTGGCTCGGGCACCGGGTGATCAAGGCCAACCACCTGGGCGACTGGGGCACCCCCTTCGGGATGCTCATCGAGCACCTGCTCGACCTGGGCGAGGCGGAGGCCGCCCACGAGCTGTCCGTCGGCGACCTGGACACGTTCTACAAGGCCGCCAGGGCGAAGTTCGACGCCGACGACACGTTCAAGGAGCGGGCCCGGCAGCGGGTGGTCGCCCTGCAGGGCGGCGACGAGCTGACCCTGCGGTTGTGGCGGCTGCTGGTCGCCGAGTCGGAGAAGTACTTCCTGACCGTCTACGACCAGCTCGGCGTCCTGCTCACCGAGCAGGACTTCCACGGCGAGAGCTACTACAACGACATGCTCGCCCCGGTCACCGAGGAACTGGACCAGCTCGGGCTGCTGCGGGACAGCGGTGACGCCGCCTGCGTCTTCCCAGAGGGCTTCACCGGCCGCGACGGGCAGCCGCTGCCGCTCATCGTGCGCAAGCGCGACGGCGGGTACGGCTACGCGGCCACCGACCTCGCGGCGATCCGGCACCGGACCCGGGACCTCGGCGCGACCCGGCTGCTCTACGTGGTGGGCCTGCCGCAACGTCAGCACTTCGAGATGGTGTACGCGGTCGCCCGGCAGGCCGGATGGCTGAGCCCGCCCGCGCGGGCCGAGCACGTCGGCTTCGGCTCGATCCTCGGCCCGAACGGCAAGATGCTGCGCAGCCGGGTCGGCGGCTCGATCAAGCTCGTCGGACTGCTCGACGAGGCCGTGACCAGGGCCTCCGAACTGGCCCGGCAGAAGAACCCCGACCTGTCCGAGGCGGCCGTCGCCGACGTCGCCCCCGCGGTCGGCATCGGCGCCATCAAGTACGCCGACCTGTCCACCGACCGGATCAAGGACTACGTCTTCGACTGGCAGCGGATGCTCTCTCTCGACGGCAACACCGCCCCGTACCTCCAGTACGCCCACGCCCGGATCCGGTCCATCTTCCGCCGCGCCGGCATCGAGCAGTTCACCGCAGGACCGATCTCGATCGGTCACCCGGCAGAGCACGCCCTCGCCCTCGAACTGGTCAACTTCGGCACCGTCGTCACCGGCGTCGAGCACACCCTGGAGTTCCACCGGCTCGCCGGATACCTGCACACCCTCGCCGCCACCTTCAGCGGGTTCTACGAGCGCTGCCCGGTTCTTGGCGCCGCCGGCGAGGTACGCGACAGCCGGCTGGCCCTGTGCGACCTCACCGCCCGGGTCCTGCACCGAGGTCTGTACCTGCTGGGCATCGCCACCCCGGACCGCATGTAG
- a CDS encoding FkbM family methyltransferase yields the protein MTAMLPYTQPAPYHSQWGEDRWLAENYHLPVHGVFVDVGAGDGVRGSNSLYFENRGWRGLCVDADPRNHQRLRDRCCAVDTCAVSATPGLWPFGMYAHKPSWSGLQRRGTDYQEILVACRPLEDLLGQWCIEQIDLLSIDVEGTELDVWDSFDHTRHRPTIVIVEFDDEHPDRHRHTIHRHLGPDTYELVHETPANLILQRTDRPWRRRR from the coding sequence ATGACGGCGATGCTGCCCTACACCCAACCCGCGCCGTACCACTCGCAGTGGGGCGAGGACCGCTGGCTCGCCGAGAACTACCACCTCCCGGTGCACGGAGTGTTCGTCGACGTCGGCGCTGGCGACGGCGTACGCGGCAGCAACAGCCTCTACTTCGAGAACCGGGGCTGGCGCGGACTCTGCGTGGACGCCGACCCCCGCAACCACCAACGCCTCCGGGACCGCTGCTGCGCCGTGGACACCTGCGCCGTGTCCGCCACCCCCGGACTCTGGCCGTTCGGCATGTACGCCCACAAGCCCTCGTGGTCCGGCCTGCAGCGGCGCGGCACCGACTACCAGGAGATCCTCGTCGCCTGCCGCCCCCTGGAAGACCTCCTCGGCCAGTGGTGCATCGAACAGATCGACCTGCTCAGCATCGACGTCGAAGGCACCGAACTCGACGTCTGGGACTCCTTCGACCACACCCGGCACCGGCCGACCATCGTCATCGTCGAGTTCGACGACGAGCACCCCGACCGGCACCGCCACACGATCCACCGCCACCTCGGCCCGGACACCTACGAACTCGTCCACGAGACACCAGCAAACCTGATCCTGCAGCGGACAGACCGACCCTGGCGGCGACGCCGATGA
- a CDS encoding NAD-dependent epimerase/dehydratase family protein has protein sequence MLGGTRFVGRHIVEECLRRGDDVTVLYRGRSPSPFAGITRHVLTDRRAPTVEAAAVLAEPWDAVIDTSARDVDDLRPVLPLLGGVGRYLFVSSCGVYRRTPGRHGLTERAPTIAADVSHPVRASATRKLRCERYLRRRLDRTDVPLLTARLGLVIGRYDDSERLAYWLERALRGGDVLVPMDDRQAIQLVDAVDVARFLRDAIDQRRTGVLNVAGARTTARTLVDTVLTSAGRAVAPCRVGEEFALAHRLQPWTEIPLWLPASSPELALMSVDNSRATDAGLTLRPLADSITDALGWQALRRSWSQRWLDHAREQDLIKRWRG, from the coding sequence ATGCTCGGTGGCACCCGGTTCGTGGGCCGGCACATCGTGGAGGAATGCCTCCGGCGCGGAGACGACGTCACCGTGCTCTACCGGGGCCGGTCACCGTCACCCTTCGCCGGGATCACCCGCCACGTCCTCACCGACCGACGCGCACCAACCGTCGAAGCAGCCGCCGTCCTCGCCGAACCCTGGGACGCGGTCATCGACACCAGCGCCCGCGACGTCGACGACCTGCGCCCGGTCCTGCCCCTGCTCGGTGGCGTCGGCCGGTACCTGTTCGTCTCCAGCTGCGGGGTCTACCGCAGGACACCCGGCCGGCACGGCCTGACCGAACGGGCACCCACCATCGCGGCTGACGTCTCCCACCCGGTACGTGCCTCCGCCACCCGCAAGCTCCGCTGCGAGCGGTACCTCCGGCGTCGTCTCGACCGGACCGACGTACCGCTGCTCACCGCCCGCCTCGGCCTGGTCATCGGCCGGTACGACGACAGCGAACGCCTCGCCTACTGGCTCGAACGCGCCCTGCGCGGCGGCGACGTTCTCGTCCCGATGGACGACCGCCAGGCCATCCAACTCGTCGATGCCGTCGATGTCGCCCGGTTTCTGCGCGACGCCATCGACCAGCGACGGACCGGCGTCCTCAACGTCGCCGGTGCCCGCACCACCGCCCGAACCCTGGTGGACACGGTCCTCACCAGCGCCGGCCGAGCCGTTGCCCCCTGTCGCGTCGGCGAGGAGTTCGCCCTCGCCCATCGCCTCCAACCGTGGACCGAGATCCCGCTGTGGCTGCCCGCCAGTAGCCCCGAACTGGCTCTCATGTCGGTCGACAACAGCCGTGCCACCGACGCCGGTCTCACCCTCCGCCCCCTTGCCGACAGCATCACCGACGCCCTCGGTTGGCAGGCGCTACGGCGCAGTTGGTCACAGCGATGGCTCGATCATGCCCGTGAGCAGGACCTGATCAAGCGGTGGAGGGGATGA
- a CDS encoding phytanoyl-CoA dioxygenase family protein: protein MTPPIAPAVTAQQIDRFASHGYLVLPDLIPPATIQDLRVEADEILGGRLARMVASRTLDPRVTWWRLTSGKPYVLKVKPVVDLSPTATTVADDHALRAVVADLLGAPPALMDNKLMYKQTVDISAGWATLPVLGEEVRKHTDAAYYATRGYPRVLTVAVCLDPCTEKAGALRVWPGSHRRTIGMIPTDNQGPVVPDAAAPDTAAVTLVAAPGTVLVWDAALVHASGPNTSGHPRRLLVLGYSPARPERGAPR from the coding sequence ATGACTCCACCGATCGCGCCGGCGGTCACCGCGCAGCAGATCGACCGGTTCGCCTCGCACGGGTACCTCGTCCTGCCGGATCTGATTCCGCCCGCCACCATCCAGGACCTCCGCGTCGAGGCCGACGAGATTCTCGGTGGCCGGCTCGCCCGGATGGTGGCCTCCAGGACACTCGACCCGCGCGTCACCTGGTGGCGCCTCACCAGCGGCAAGCCGTACGTCCTCAAGGTCAAGCCCGTGGTCGACCTGTCCCCGACCGCCACGACGGTGGCCGACGACCACGCGCTGCGCGCAGTCGTCGCCGACCTGCTCGGTGCGCCCCCGGCGCTGATGGACAACAAGCTGATGTACAAGCAGACCGTCGACATCTCCGCAGGCTGGGCGACGCTGCCGGTGCTCGGTGAGGAGGTTCGCAAGCACACCGACGCCGCCTACTACGCGACACGCGGCTACCCACGGGTGCTCACCGTCGCCGTCTGCCTCGACCCCTGCACCGAGAAGGCCGGCGCGCTGCGGGTATGGCCCGGCAGCCACCGACGCACCATCGGGATGATCCCGACGGACAACCAGGGGCCCGTCGTACCGGACGCCGCCGCGCCCGACACGGCGGCCGTGACGCTGGTCGCCGCGCCCGGCACGGTACTGGTCTGGGACGCCGCCCTGGTTCACGCCAGCGGACCCAACACCTCCGGTCACCCACGCCGGCTGCTCGTGCTCGGGTACAGCCCCGCCCGGCCGGAACGCGGGGCACCGCGATGA
- a CDS encoding class I SAM-dependent methyltransferase, with product MTRKVLSTVHQRHIDALLDQPAVIDAEGLRIGSQYVMFFAEADLMGEHVAHLTEGFSRPDVLEVGLGLGVFAAQLSKREIGSYTAIEPHPAVALAARTRLVEAFDTPMRVHVDPWQLVRLPTSAFDAIMYDTWPPDGHADLDFAEFVANVAIPCLRPGGRFSFFHSGTAISPARRAVLDRHFAEWTAHPHTMPVEQTPPHWTKPSRDFLIPIATKGGAR from the coding sequence GTGACGCGCAAGGTCCTGTCCACGGTGCACCAACGACACATCGACGCCCTCCTCGACCAGCCCGCGGTCATCGACGCGGAGGGTCTACGTATCGGCTCGCAGTACGTGATGTTCTTCGCCGAAGCCGACCTGATGGGCGAGCACGTAGCCCACCTCACCGAGGGTTTCAGCCGTCCCGACGTACTGGAGGTGGGACTCGGCCTGGGTGTGTTCGCCGCGCAGCTGTCAAAGCGTGAGATCGGCTCGTACACCGCGATCGAACCGCACCCGGCCGTGGCCCTGGCCGCTCGCACGCGGCTGGTCGAAGCCTTCGACACACCCATGCGGGTGCACGTCGACCCGTGGCAGCTCGTGAGGCTACCTACCAGTGCCTTCGACGCGATCATGTACGACACCTGGCCACCGGACGGACACGCCGACCTGGACTTCGCCGAATTCGTCGCCAACGTCGCGATTCCCTGCCTGCGCCCCGGTGGCCGGTTCAGCTTCTTCCACAGCGGCACCGCGATCAGCCCGGCCCGCCGCGCGGTCCTCGACCGGCACTTCGCGGAATGGACCGCCCACCCGCACACCATGCCGGTCGAGCAGACCCCACCGCACTGGACCAAACCCAGCCGCGACTTCCTGATCCCGATCGCCACGAAAGGCGGTGCCCGATGA
- a CDS encoding methionine adenosyltransferase: MQISIRHACVDPDDQPFDVAERKGVGHPDSLADLVADAFSQRYSSWCLREFGAIPNHWVDKVNLVGAAADVRFGGFDILKPADCYLFGKITDQVGATQVPIEEIFRAVVLEILPAALSDRRILEHLRLHINNTRGTAVDHDRRFYCPDAAPDINTVLATESVANDTVVCVGTSRRSLAADLAIRLERRLTAEAFRQAVPAAGTDVKVMVVRIGSALEVTAAVPFHPELVDSWPTYRTALAEAQSAVSAELKSLLDQEPRARHVTGLSLHLNTKDVPGRGYLAPFGTSLGKGDCGAVGRGNRYSGVIEPLRPASGEAPAGKNPVHHAGKIYTALAAETAERVLAETSVYTEVTIAARNGGQLDAPAHVLVSVDRDVDALTVAEIEEVVRRVVAGAPTFAARFIATEPLARFRDGVPL, translated from the coding sequence GTGCAGATCTCGATCCGTCACGCCTGCGTCGACCCCGACGACCAGCCGTTCGACGTCGCCGAGCGTAAGGGAGTCGGCCATCCGGACAGTCTCGCCGACCTGGTCGCGGACGCCTTCTCCCAGCGCTACTCGTCCTGGTGCCTGCGCGAGTTCGGTGCCATCCCCAACCACTGGGTCGACAAGGTGAACCTCGTCGGTGCCGCCGCCGACGTGCGCTTCGGTGGCTTCGACATCCTCAAGCCCGCCGACTGCTACCTCTTCGGAAAGATCACCGACCAGGTCGGTGCCACGCAGGTGCCGATCGAGGAGATCTTCCGAGCGGTCGTTCTCGAGATCCTCCCGGCCGCGCTCAGCGATCGCCGCATCCTCGAACACCTCCGCCTGCACATCAACAACACGCGCGGCACCGCCGTCGACCACGACCGGAGGTTCTACTGCCCGGACGCAGCACCGGACATCAACACCGTGCTCGCGACCGAGTCCGTCGCCAACGACACCGTCGTCTGCGTCGGCACCAGCCGGCGCAGCCTCGCCGCCGATCTCGCGATACGACTGGAACGCCGGCTCACCGCCGAAGCGTTCCGGCAGGCCGTGCCGGCTGCCGGGACCGACGTGAAGGTCATGGTGGTCCGGATCGGCTCGGCGCTGGAGGTCACGGCCGCCGTACCGTTCCACCCCGAGCTGGTCGACTCCTGGCCGACATACCGGACCGCGCTCGCCGAGGCGCAGAGCGCCGTCTCCGCCGAGCTGAAGTCCCTGCTCGACCAGGAGCCCCGAGCCCGGCACGTCACCGGCCTGTCGCTGCATCTCAACACCAAGGACGTCCCCGGTCGCGGCTACCTGGCACCGTTCGGTACCTCTCTCGGCAAGGGTGACTGTGGCGCGGTCGGGCGCGGCAACCGGTACAGCGGCGTCATCGAGCCGCTCCGCCCGGCCAGCGGTGAAGCCCCGGCCGGCAAGAACCCGGTGCACCACGCCGGCAAGATCTACACCGCGCTCGCCGCCGAGACCGCCGAGCGGGTGCTGGCCGAAACCTCGGTGTACACCGAGGTCACGATCGCCGCCCGCAACGGCGGCCAGCTCGACGCTCCCGCCCACGTCCTGGTCTCGGTGGACCGCGATGTCGACGCGCTCACCGTGGCCGAGATCGAAGAGGTGGTGCGACGCGTCGTCGCCGGTGCCCCGACCTTCGCCGCCCGGTTCATCGCCACCGAGCCGCTGGCCCGGTTCCGGGACGGGGTGCCGCTGTGA